From the Cryptomeria japonica chromosome 2, Sugi_1.0, whole genome shotgun sequence genome, one window contains:
- the LOC131056145 gene encoding auxin-induced protein X15-like encodes MEVRKASRILQRLGSAGRKVQSKSGRVPSDVPKGHLAVYVGIMEQTKRFVIPAQSVNHPLFRALLDKAEEQFGFGHQGPLLIPCDPLIFHNVLCLLRNNSKPEIEQLIMELQK; translated from the coding sequence ATGGAGGTTAGAAAAGCAAGTAGAATTTTGCAGAGACTTGGAAGCGCTGGAAGAAAAGTGCAGAGTAAGTCAGGGAGGGTTCCTTCAGATGTGCCCAAGGGCCACCTGGCAGTCTACGTGGGTATTATGGAGCAGACTAAACGTTTTGTTATCCCTGCTCAAAGTGTTAACCATCCTCTCTTTCGTGCATTGCTGGACAAGGCTGAAGAGCAGTTTGGATTCGGGCATCAAGGCCCTCTTCTTATTCCCTGCGACCCACTTATCTTTCACAATGTTCTTTGCCTGCTCAGGAACAATTCCAAGCCAGAGATAGAACAATTAATCATGGAATTGCAGAAATAG